In Porites lutea chromosome 1, jaPorLute2.1, whole genome shotgun sequence, a single genomic region encodes these proteins:
- the LOC140927220 gene encoding uncharacterized protein, with protein MSIKPVKETCGFSRETVIAVTTNIESIEFRRRESAAHGFEEHPRAGTTDDVEAFFALLHRFLGLVFTLKDFKALWRRLVREFTKRVGDDLPFYYWTANERYREWEEELPSFNEAPDVPDDIDPAEHPLRLHRLTLSRREDSSIFTAGRSFLPARNQTSIRQRLHRPEGQLPPNL; from the exons GCCGGTCAAGGAAACTTGTGGATTTTCACGTGAGACTGTGATTGCAGTCACTACTAACATTGAGAGCATTGAGTTCCGCAGAAGGGAAAGTGCAGCTCATGGTTTTGAAGAGCACCCACGTGCTGGCACAACAGATGATGTGGAAGCTTTCTTTGCCCTGCTGCACCGTTTCCTGGGTCTCGTTTTCACCTTGAAGGACTTCAAGGCTCTTTGGAGGAGGCTGGTCAG GGAATTTACTAAGAGAGTTGGAGATGACCTCCCATTTTATTATTGGACTGCAAATGAAAGGTACAGAGAATGGGAAGAAGAGTTGCCTTCTTTCAATGAAGCACCAGATGTGCCTGACGACATTGATCCTGCTGAACATCCACTCAGACTCCATCGACTGACCTTGAGCAGAAGGGAAGACTCTTCTATATTCACTGCTGGACGAAGCTTCCTCCCTGCCCGAAATCAGACCTCAATACGCCAGAGGCTTCATAGGCCTGAAGGGCAGTTACCCCCTAACTTGTAA